One segment of Nostoc flagelliforme CCNUN1 DNA contains the following:
- a CDS encoding reverse transcriptase N-terminal domain-containing protein produces the protein MIRHSYITSESWKVLPWKKFRRNLFRLQKRVYKAVQVGDKRKARLLQKLILKSTSAGTSKSRKTESLEALPQWITSKRSVRK, from the coding sequence ATGATTAGACACAGTTACATAACTAGTGAATCTTGGAAAGTCTTACCGTGGAAGAAATTCCGCCGAAATCTTTTCCGCCTTCAAAAGCGCGTGTACAAAGCTGTTCAAGTTGGAGACAAACGGAAAGCTCGGTTACTCCAAAAGCTTATTCTAAAATCAACCTCGGCTGGCACTTCAAAGTCCAGAAAAACGGAAAGTTTAGAAGCACTCCCTCAGTGGATAACTTCAAAGCGTTCCGTAAGAAAGTAA
- a CDS encoding helix-turn-helix domain-containing protein: MLRVECDRWNESASKLREEALKANHARTRERLMALYEICNGKSATKVGRETGRNPQTVMEWVHRYNLSGIKALLYQRTGGHPPFFPQK, encoded by the coding sequence ATGCTCAGAGTAGAATGCGATCGCTGGAATGAAAGTGCCTCAAAATTGAGAGAAGAAGCATTAAAAGCGAATCATGCTCGTACTCGCGAGCGTTTAATGGCACTGTACGAAATATGTAACGGAAAAAGTGCGACAAAGGTAGGCAGAGAAACAGGGCGTAACCCTCAGACAGTAATGGAGTGGGTACATCGTTACAATCTCTCAGGTATAAAAGCACTGTTATATCAGCGTACAGGTGGTCATCCCCCTTTTTTCCCTCAGAAGTAA
- a CDS encoding recombinase family protein produces the protein MAMVIYAYLRVSSDRQDLHNQRHGILEYANIHALSPIQFIEDTVSGREKWSERGVGQLLTQTALESDVVIFSEVSRMARSTLQVLEMLECCVRRGINVHIVKLGMVLDDSMQSRITATVLGLAAEIERELIVLRTTEALAKRKAEGKTLGRPKGRQSAHLKLDTREAEIRSYLAKGMSKRSIAKLVDCSPSTLYDWLSRKHLHSRHDKLVEKS, from the coding sequence ATGGCTATGGTTATTTATGCTTATTTAAGAGTCTCCAGCGATCGCCAAGACCTACACAACCAACGACATGGCATTTTGGAGTATGCCAACATACACGCTTTGAGTCCCATCCAGTTTATTGAAGACACAGTTTCTGGACGAGAGAAATGGTCGGAGCGAGGTGTAGGACAACTACTGACTCAAACTGCCCTTGAATCCGATGTAGTAATTTTCTCAGAAGTCAGTCGGATGGCACGCTCTACTCTACAAGTATTAGAAATGCTAGAGTGCTGCGTGCGCCGAGGAATTAACGTCCATATCGTAAAACTTGGTATGGTGCTAGATGATTCAATGCAAAGCCGAATCACAGCAACAGTTTTGGGCTTGGCAGCAGAAATCGAACGGGAATTGATTGTACTCAGAACAACCGAAGCATTAGCCAAACGAAAAGCTGAAGGAAAAACCTTAGGACGACCCAAAGGACGACAATCCGCACATTTAAAACTGGACACAAGGGAAGCAGAAATTCGCAGTTATTTAGCCAAAGGAATGAGCAAACGGTCAATTGCCAAACTAGTCGATTGTTCACCTTCCACCCTTTATGATTGGTTGTCACGTAAACATCTCCACTCACGCCACGACAAATTGGTGGAGAAATCATAA
- a CDS encoding IS630 family transposase: protein MGTSLQSLRYKSTVISAYRWSSPFFPSEVKSAIDSEIRQALEFAATPPQQRQQTITQKPRWTLKRLAAWIDKQFNLKCCRESIRKTLKNLGFSWKKARKLLNKANSKKRREFLEKLKGLLDDALHNGHLLIFIDEAHIHLDSDEGYGWSVKGERFWVSSNSPGRAKVSFYGIYVYNYAKVKIFPYLKADQFNTIDVLKHLRTEFPDQEVTLIWDGAPYHRAQLVNEALQVLQINLQPLPSYSPDFMPVEHLWQWLREDVTYHTCYQSAAELIERVHLFEQDIHSNPFEISDRLWVKNHLDPDEEKLRVST, encoded by the coding sequence GTGGGTACATCGTTACAATCTCTCAGGTATAAAAGCACTGTTATATCAGCGTACAGGTGGTCATCCCCCTTTTTTCCCTCAGAAGTAAAGTCAGCAATTGATTCTGAGATTCGTCAAGCTCTTGAGTTTGCAGCAACACCACCCCAACAAAGACAACAGACAATAACGCAAAAGCCTCGTTGGACATTGAAGCGTTTAGCGGCTTGGATTGACAAACAGTTCAATCTCAAATGTTGCCGAGAGTCAATACGTAAGACTCTCAAGAACTTAGGGTTTTCGTGGAAAAAAGCACGTAAACTTTTAAATAAAGCTAACAGTAAAAAACGTAGAGAGTTTCTAGAAAAACTCAAGGGTTTGCTTGATGATGCTCTCCATAATGGTCATTTGCTAATTTTTATCGACGAGGCACATATTCATCTTGATAGCGATGAAGGCTATGGTTGGTCAGTTAAAGGTGAGCGTTTTTGGGTCAGTTCCAACTCTCCAGGAAGAGCCAAGGTTTCCTTTTATGGGATCTATGTTTATAACTATGCCAAAGTCAAAATTTTTCCTTACCTGAAAGCTGACCAATTCAATACGATTGATGTTTTAAAGCATCTAAGAACTGAATTTCCAGACCAAGAGGTCACTTTAATTTGGGATGGTGCTCCCTATCATCGTGCACAATTGGTAAACGAAGCATTGCAAGTCTTACAAATAAACTTGCAACCCTTACCTAGTTACAGTCCTGATTTTATGCCTGTCGAACACCTGTGGCAGTGGTTGCGTGAAGATGTTACTTATCACACGTGCTATCAATCTGCTGCTGAACTGATTGAACGTGTTCATTTATTTGAACAAGACATTCATTCTAACCCCTTTGAAATTAGCGATCGCCTATGGGTAAAAAATCACCTTGACCCTGACGAGGAAAAACTACGGGTTTCAACGTAG